The following proteins are co-located in the Gigantopelta aegis isolate Gae_Host chromosome 5, Gae_host_genome, whole genome shotgun sequence genome:
- the LOC121373405 gene encoding TPR and ankyrin repeat-containing protein 1-like → MVWNVELSNIVQTGVDMIKTLNIPELSQEVCNLIKDKTKFTSCQQLIDFLIPLRHHPRFLSENVQDLLQLSEILSGIHTSRQVNNYLKDIWQKPSVKNEYLRYKERCHNTDWVLRIACFASLLNLKLDATQYCQKLEYKLMAETPEWLANWCPPDEIPGALLVEYHKEKLTVECIANRFIEAFKWLQIEEADPMKSFISFTKFVETLSFRNQPNILPDEAMMLFWLEIFVSLAMFLLAKSSTAETHFVLPATYLDAVRFADLILRIQSRPIQELVHLCSNHKVDLLLDNFQSIVGLVCGYQSPMGLLKLFFVQNKGDFLAAERCLVLAMTVLVNVGSLLPVIYEDYIVKSIATLKLSESGPRRLHKILEAVARSNSAHDIAAILQHHLKNREDEQLLDCWWSWNSDEKQGVQFCQFTDFSRLPHKWFSTFKLGQQTRAANTIQRFFKNIIMKHNITNLARRALYQEMLEVFAPFAIKETFCGVCGVPLITSETKENASSSEDQRDATAWNTANLCLPRTSEGLTPWRRRSDTLETHLASEKHIEKNAQFERFKKLYYADNMRKLLHELSYFVGFHKLRSPDMKADCYADISLDIDRLLSEMDTVKSILQSMMENHSWKKIKELRHALFTLYQDYLFGRAVIARKFHEYKEEQRMKPHEKSGSFRSKQSNSKQNKLRRQFGLPPRLHRQLNMN, encoded by the coding sequence ATGGTTTGGAATGTAGAATTAAGTAACATTGTACAAACCGGAGTGGATATGATAAAAACCCTGAATATACCAGAATTGTCACAGGAAGTTTGCAATCTtataaaagacaaaacaaaatttacttcCTGTCAACAGCTAATAGACTTTCTCATACCTCTGCGCCATCATCCAAGATTTCTGTCAGAAAATGTACAAGATCTTCTACAACTTAGCGAAATATTGTCAGGCATACATACATCTAGACAAGTGAATAATTACCTAAAAGATATCTGGCAAAAGCCTTCTGTAAAAAACGAATACTTGCGCTACAAGGAAAGATGTCACAACACTGACTGGGTCTTGCGCATTGCATGTTTTGCTTCGCTTCTGAACTTAAAACTGGATGCTACCCAGTATTGTCAAAAACTTGAATATAAACTTATGGCAGAAACACCAGAATGGCTTGCCAACTGGTGTCCTCCGGATGAAATACCAGGTGCGTTATTGGTGGAATACCACAAGGAAAAGCTGACAGTAGAATGCATTGCTAACAGATTCATAGAAGCATTTAAGTGGCTGCAAATCGAAGAGGCGGATCCAATGAAATCTTTCATAAGCTTCACGAAATTTGTGGAGACTCTTTCGTTCAGAAATCAACCAAACATTCTACCTGACGAAGCTATGATGCTATTCTGGCTCGAAATCTTCGTGTCGCTTGCTATGTTCCTTCTAGCAAAGTCATCAACTGCTgagacacattttgttttgcctgccacATACCTAGATGCAGTCAGGTTTGCAGATTTAATATTAAGAATACAAAGTCGACCAATTCAAGAACTTGTTCACTTGTGCAGCAACCACAAGGTTGATCTTTTGTTGGATAATTTCCAGAGCATAGTTGGATTGGTATGTGGTTACCAATCACCAATGGGTTTGCTCAAGCTCttctttgttcaaaataaaggTGACTTTTTAGCTGCTGAACGATGCTTGGTCCTAGCTATGACCGTCTTGGTGAATGTTGGTTCCTTGCTTCCAGTCATCTACGAAGATTACATCGTGAAGTCAATTGCCACTTTAAAGCTGTCAGAGTCGGGACCACGACGCCTGCACAAAATCCTTGAAGCTGTTGCTCGATCAAACAGTGCCCATGATATTGCTGCTATACTACAACACCATCTGAAAAATCGGGAAGATGAACAGCTGCTTGATTGTTGGTGGAGTTGGAATAGTGACGAAAAACAAGGAGTACAGTTTTGTCAGTTCACTGACTTTTCGAGGCTGCCACACAAGTGGTTTTCAACCTTTAAGCTGGGACAACAAACTAGGGCTGCCAACACAATTCAGCGATTCTTCAAGAATATCATCATGAAGCATAATATTACTAATCTGGCAaggagagcactttaccaagagatgcttgaggtgtttgcacCATTTGCTATCAAGGAGACattttgtggtgtgtgtggagTTCCTTTGATTACTTCAGAGACTAAAGAAAATGCCTCCAGTTCAGAAGATCAGAGGGATGCCACTGCTTGGAACACTGCAAACCTGTGTTTGCCTCGTACGTCAGAAGGTCTCACACCCTGGAGGAGACGATCAGACACTTTAGAGACACACCTTGCTTCagagaaacacattgaaaagaATGCACAGTTTGAAAGATTCaagaaattgtattatgcgGACAACATGCGAAAACTTCTCCATGAGCTTAGCTACTTTGTAGGGTTTCACAAGCTACGGAGTCCTGACATGAAAGCTGATTGTTATGCTGATATATCCCTCGATATCGATCGTCTGCTGTCAGAGATGGACACAGTCAAGAGTATTCTTCAGAGCATGATGGAGAATCACAGCTGGAAGAAAATTAAAGAACTGCGACATGCCTTGTTTACTTTATACCAAGATTACCTGTTTGGACGAGCAGTCATAGCAAGAAAGTTCCATGAATACAAG
- the LOC121373406 gene encoding uncharacterized protein LOC121373406 — protein sequence MPPSEDWACSRILERDVIPNLRVASISEETQKQSIALFEEFISTSIRRFGEHMRDYADIVSSHLQVFRDEHAVKKCLLSAKKTQGELENYISNGRKYHTDMLKERLLTEKSVGEICTNEQLPSLTINKHFRRLRNDLIIPSIIDHLVAGHVLTENDEDSIIHKRYTDRDKNEELLKRICDKCNVEQFANIVLPAIKEHHPHLEEMLQGTFRELAHNRESESPEQCGWCLIQSRVEPTRLADHLLNDDAITQNLYTDLRNASVTNSEKWSILENSLKRSYTLEKAIRNEYPALTGQIIRNGFTIKCMCSDDKESSVHQENTNYPSTPSDVGHISDLDSTLNGIGTMSIVADRTIEPGKLNESFVKSLAAAGKEILLDVIGECHFVLSQSLLPDGDMREDVIDHLNKASEAFQKANDDNGQGKAILALAHITASKSKAKRALKIFQNERPFSNYVGALEALQVVVELSSLETNVGDCREVSRGILMTFFIIKKLFKQSSSKDQAMAQFFFNCLNQNRKKLLHLERDTFSVDGKGQLKQKEMCVSLSSFLIVRMKEWLNRVQSAFQQLGDRYRQCNAYLAGSQCKDGDECPYMQCTINLKCLLL from the exons ATGCCACCCAGTGAAGATTGGGCTTGTTCCAGAATCCTGGAGCGTGATGTTATTCCTAATCTGCGAGTAGCCAGTATTTCCGAAGAGACCCAGAAGCAATCCATCGCCTTGTTTGAAGAATTCATCTCTACAAGTATCCGACGATTTGGCGAACACATGAGGGACTACGCAGATATAGTCTCCTCTCACTTGCAGGTCTTCAGAGATGAGCACGCTGTGAAGAAATGTCTTCTTTCTGCTAAGAAAACACAGGGCGAATTGGAGAATTATATTTCAAACGGTCGAAAATACCACACGGATATGCTTAAAGAAAGACTCCTTACTGAAAAATCAGTTG GTGAAATTTGCACAAATGAACAATTACcttcattgacaataaataaacacttcCGTAGACTAcgaaatgatttaattattcccAGCATCATTGATCATTTAGTGGCTGGACATGTTCTGACTGAAAATGATGAAGATAGTATTATCCACAAGCGATACACAGATCGAGACAAAAACGAAGAGCTTCTGAAACGAATCTGTGATAAATGCAATGTGGAACAGTTTGCAAACATCGTCTTGCCCGCTATCAAAGAACACCACCCTCACTTGGAAGAGATGCTACAGGGAACGTTTCGAGAGCTCGCCCATAACCGTGAAAGTGAAAGTCCTGAACAGTGTGGATGGTGTTTGATTCAAAGCAGAGTCGAACCTACACGACTGGCAGACCATCTCTTGAATGATGATGCAATAACTCAGAACTTGTATACTGACCTGCGGAATGCTTCGGTGACAAATTCAGAAAAGTGGTCTATTTTAGAGAACAGCTTAAAACGTTCTTACACTCTAGAAAAGGCTATAAGGAATGAATATCCCGCATTAACTGGACAGATAATCCGCAACGGTTTTACCATAAAGTGTATGTGCTCAGACGATAAGGAATCAAGTGTCCATCAGGAAAACACCAACTATCCTAGTACACCGTCGGATGTGGGCCACATTTCTGACCTTGACTCTACATTGAATGGCATCGGCACAATGAGCATCGTCGCAG ACAGAACAATAGAACCTGGCAAGCTGAATGAATCCTTTGTGAAGTCTCTAGCAGCAGCAGGAAAAGAAATACTACTTGATGTAATTGGGGAATGTCATTTTGTGCTTTCGCAGTCTCTTCTGCCAGATGGTGATATGAGGGAGGATGTCATCGATCATCTGAACAAAGCTTCTGAAGCATTCCAGAAAGCAAATGATGACAATGGACAGGGAAAAGCTATTTTGGCCTTGGCCCATATCACAGCTAGCAAATCGAAGGCAAAACGTGCACTTAAGATCTTTCAAAATGAGAGACCATTTTCCAACTATGTTGGGGCACTAGAAGCGCTACAAGTTGTTGTCGAGTTGTCAAGTCTGGAGACCAATGTTGGTGATTGTCGTGAAGTATCTCGTGGCATTTTGATGACCTTCTTCATCATAAAGAAGCTCTTTAAGCAATCATCTTCTAAAGACCAGGCTATGGCTCAATTCTTTTTCAATTGCTTAAACCAAAACAGGAAAAAACTCTTGCATTTGGAAAGAGACACATTTTCTGTGGATGGAAAGGGTCAGCTGAAACAGAAGGAGATGTGTGTTTCTCTGAGCTCTTTTCTCATTGTTAGAATGAAAGAATGGCTGAATAGAGTACAGTCAGCTTTTCAACAACTAGGTGACCGTTATAGGCAGTGCAACGCATATCTTGCGGGTTCACAATGCAAAGATGGAGATGAATGTCCGTACATGCAATGTACAATAAACCTGAAATGTTTATTGCTCTGA